A portion of the Lolium rigidum isolate FL_2022 chromosome 1, APGP_CSIRO_Lrig_0.1, whole genome shotgun sequence genome contains these proteins:
- the LOC124706516 gene encoding anthocyanidin 3-O-glucosyltransferase-like, whose translation MAPPHVAVVAFPFSSHAAVMLSFARALAAAAPDGTALSFLTTADSAAQLRKAGALPGNLRFVKVADGLPSSSGEAPMLPPPRRMELFMAAAEAGGIRDGLEAAQASAGGARVTCVVGDAFVWMAAEAAAAAGAPWVPVWTAASCALLAHLRTDALRQDLGDQAASRADEPLTAHAGLGGYRVRDLPDGVVTGDFNYVISLLLHHMAQRVPKHATAVALNTFPGLDPPDLAAALAAELPNCLPLGPYHLLPAAESAANDETPSDPHGCLAWLDAHPARSVAYVSFGTVASPRPDELRELAAGLEASGAPFLWSLREESWPLLPAGFLDRAAGLVVPWAPQVGVLRHASVGAFVTHAGWASVLEGVSSGVPMACRPFFGDQTMNARSVATVWGFGTAFDGPMTRGGVANAVSTLLRGEEGERMRAKAQQLQAMVGEAFQPDGGCRKNFDQFVKIVCSV comes from the exons ATGGCGCCGCCGCACGTCGCCGTGGTGGCCTTCCCCTTCAGCTCCCACGCAGCCGTCATGCTCTCCTTCGCgcgcgccctcgccgccgccgcgccggacgGGACGGCCCTCTCCTTCCTCACCACCGCCGACTCCGCCGCGCAGCTCCGGAAAGCCGGCGCGCTCCCGGGCAACCTGCGCTTCGTGAAGGTCGCGGACGGGCTACCGTCCTCTTCAGGGGAGGCGCCAATGCTGCCCCCGCCGCGCCGGATGGAGCTCTtcatggcggcggccgaggccgGCGGGATCAGGGACGGGCTCGAGGCGGCGCAAGCCTCCGCGGGCGGCGCCAGGGTGACCTGCGTCGTCGGGGACGCGTTCGTGTGGATGGcggccgaggccgccgccgccgccggcgcgccgtGGGTGCCCGTCTGGACCGCCGCGTCCTGCGCCCTCCTCGCGCACCTCCGCACCGACGCGCTCCGCCAGGACCTCGGCGATCAGG CCGCGAGCAGAGCCGACGAGCCGCTCACCGCGCACGCCGGCCTGGGCGGCTACCGCGTCCGGGACCTCCCCGACGGCGTCGTCACCGGCGACTTCAACTACGTCATCAGCCTCCTCCTGCACCACATGGCGCAGCGCGTCCCCAAGCACGCCACCGCCGTCGCGCTCAACACCTTCCCGGGCCTCGACCCGCCGGACCTCGCCGCGGCCCTCGCGGCCGAGCTCCCAAACTGCCTCCCACTCGGCccctaccacctcctccccgcCGCCGAGTCAGCCGCCAACGACGAAACACCGTCCGACCCGCACGGCTGCCTCGCCTGGCTCGACGCCCACCCGGCGCGGTCCGTCGCGTACGTCAGCTTCGGCACGGTCGCCTCGCCGCGGCCGGACGAGCTGCGGGAGCTCGCCGCCGGGCTGGAGGCGAGCGGCGCGCCGTTCCTGTGGTCGCTGCGCGAGGAGTCGTggccgctgctcccggcggggttCCTGGACCGCGCGGCGGGGCTGGTGGTGCCGTGGGCGCCGCAGGTCGGGGTCCTGCGGCACGCGTCGGTCGGCGCCTTCGTGACGCACGCCGGCTGGGCGTCCGTGCTGGAGGGCGTGTCCAGCGGCGTGCCCATGGCGTGCCGGCCCTTCTTCGGCGACCAGACCATGAACGCGCGGTCCGTGGCCACCGTCTGGGGCTTCGGCACGGCGTTTGACGGCCCGATGACGCGCGGCGGCGTGGCAAACGCCGTGTCGACGCTGCTCCGTGGGGAGGAAGGCGAGAGGATGAGGGCCAAGGCGCAACAGCTGCAGGCCATGGTGGGCGAGGCGTTCCAGCCCGACGGCGGCTGCAGGAAGAACTTCGATCAGTTTGTCAAGATAGTCTGTAGCGTGTGA
- the LOC124706528 gene encoding cytochrome P450 89A2-like, whose protein sequence is MQDFVPLLVLLPMTLLLVVGRGMLRRAPPIKEMRARLAAVKWALVRDFSTALRQDVVITDRSTAHRLLVRGGGGGAFCNRPPTSAASSVLSRQRHHNIGSAPYGPLWRAIRRNLVSEVFHPSRLRLYAPARRRALRGLVADLREQCTSSNVALAAESMHAALFGLSAAMCFGDGVDASRVRAMADAMEDLIRSLVGLSVFAALPALTELIYRKKWNKLVALRRQQEELYLPLINARRGHHHRPSGEAPTYVDTLFDLLVVDDSCSASGGNAPKQRLTDGELVGLCSEFLGAGTEPATAAMQWVMANLVKHPEVQEALRREIDAVIGEDAEEVGEEDLGKLEYLNAVLMEALRLHPTVPSLSRQVIPEDHIVLDGRRASAGTKVQFPLERLARDNTAWADPDEFRPERFLAGGEGAGVSLVAAAGSAGEIKMMPFGAGRRMCPGMGVAMLHLGYFVANLVREFEWTEAGGDMAVDLEPQVRFLNVMKQPLRAHLAMRRKTR, encoded by the exons ATGCAGGACTTCGTCCCCCTCCTCGTCTTGCTACCCATGACGCTCCTCCTGGTCGTGGGCCGCGGCATGCTCCGGCGTGCGCCGCCGATCAAGGAAATGCGGGCCCGCCTCGCCGCCGTCAAGTGGGCTCTCGTACGGGACTTCTCCACCGCGTTGCGGCAGGACGTCGTGATCACTGACCGCTCGACCGCGCACCGCCTCctcgtccgcggcggcggcgggggcgcgtTCTGCAACCGACCGCCGACGAGCGCGGCCAGCTCCGTCCTCTCCCGACAGCGCCACCACAACATTGGCTCGGCGCCCTACGGCCCGCTCTGGCGCGCCATCCGCCGCAACCTCGTCTCCGAGGTCTTCCACCCGTCGCGCCTCCGCCTCTAcgcccccgcccgccgccgcgcgctccGGGGCCTCGTCGCTGACCTCCGCGAGCAGTGCACCTCGTCTAACGTGGCCCTCGCGGCCGAGAGCATGCACGCTGCTTTGTTCGGCCTGAGCGCCGCCATGTGCTTCGGCGACGGCGTCGACGCGAGCCGCGTCCGCGCCATGGCCGACGCCATGGAGGACCTCATCCGGTCCCTCGTCGGGCTCAGTGTCTTCGCCGCACTCCCGGCGTTGACAGAGTTGATATACCGCAAAAAGTGGAACAAGCTGGTCGCGCTCAGGCGGCAGCAGGAGGAGCTGTACCTCCCGCTCATCAATGCCCGGcgcggccaccaccaccgtccgtcCGGCGAAGCCCCAACATATGTGGACACGCTCTTCGACCTCCTGGTCGTGGACGACAGCTGCTCCGCATCCGGTGGGAATGCTCCCAAGCAAAGGCTGACAGACGGCGAGCTCGTGGGGCTCTGCTCCGAGTTTCTTGGCGCCGGCACGGAGCCCGCGACCGCGGCGATGCAGTGGGTCATGGCGAACTTGGTGAAGCATCCGGAGGTACAGGAGGCCCTCCGGAGAGAGATCGACGCTGTCATCGGGGAGGACGCCGAGGAGGTCGGCGAGGAAGACCTTGGTAAGCTGGAGTACCTCAACGCTGTCCTCATGGAGGCGCTCCGCCTGCACCCTACCGTGCCCTCGTTGAGTAGGCAG GTGATACCGGAGGACCACATCGTCCTGGACGGCCGGCGTGCTTCGGCCGGGACGAAGGTACAGTTCCCGCTGGAGCGTCTGGCACGGGACAACACGGCATGGGCCGACCCCGATGAGTTTCGGCCGGAGCGGTTCCTTGCCGGCGGCGAGGGCGCCGGCGTGAGCCTCGTGGCGGCTGCGGGAAGCGCCGGTGAGATCAAAATGATGCCGTTCGGCGCCGGTAGGAGGATGTGCCCGGGCATGGGCGTCGCGATGCTCCACCTCGGGTACTTCGTGGCGAACCTCGTGAGGGAGTTCGAGTGGACGGAGGCGGGAGGCGACATGGCCGTCGACCTCGAGCCACAGGTCAGGTTCTTGAACGTCATGAAGCAGCCGCTGCGTGCCCACCTCGCGATGCGGCGGAAGACTAGATAA
- the LOC124670815 gene encoding glutamate receptor 2.8-like yields the protein MPYSESGVSLLVLSENDCKSTIEWVFLKPLTMELWLATVGGFFFTALVVWMIERPKNLEYQGSSSRQCSVALYFSFSTLTFSHGQIIKSPLSKIVVVIWCFVVLVIVQSYTASLSSILTAKRLRPSVTDLDQLLSTGDYIGYHSGSFVYSILTKKGFDGKRLRPYTKKEEYANALRNGSKNGGVSVIVDEIPYITSFLSDPQYYNEFQMVNRIYKTPGFSFVFPRHSPLVHNLSVAILDLTSGDEGSRIQAEWFRKTTSLPDYGIPKTDSAPLTLRSFSGLFIITSADGDGGSEGHGGSDPLQNDLGNGSMTDQPHHEARNVDPQGIHGSGESVADEESNGSVPAHTIQIETSTG from the exons ATGCCATACTCCGAGTCTGGTGTGTCACTGCTTGTGCTCAGCGAGAATGACTGCAAATCAACAATTGAATGGGTATTCTTAAAGCCGCTAACGATGGAACTTTGGCTAGCAACTGTGGGTGGCTTCTTCTTCACTGCACTAGTTGTGTGGATGATTGAGCGGCCCAAAAACCTGGAGTACCAAGGATCGAGTTCGAGACAGTGCAGTGTTGCTCTGTACTTTTCTTTCTCGACCTTGACATTTTCTCATG GCCAAATTATTAAAAGCCCTCTGTCGAAAATTGTTGTGGTTATATGGTGCTTTGTTGTGCTAGTTATAGTGCAGAGCTACACAGCTAGCTTATCCTCCATTCTGACTGCAAAGAGGCTCCGGCCCTCAGTGACTGATCTTGACCAGCTACTGTCAACTGGTGACTATATTGGATACCATTCTGGATCATTTGTATATTCTATCCTTACAAAAAAAGGGTTTGATGGAAAAAGGTTAAGGCCCTATACAAAGAAAGAGGAATATGCAAATGCTTTGAGGAATGGGTCGAAGAATGGAGGTGTCTCGGTTATAGTTGATGAGATCCCCTACATAACATCTTTTCTCTCTGACCCTCAGTACTATAATGAATTCCAGATGGTTAACCGCATATACAAGACACCTGGATTTAGTTTT GTGTTTCCCCGACATTCTCCATTGGTGCATAATCTTTCGGTAGCCATCTTGGACCTGACAAGTGGAGATGAGGGCTCACGAATTCAAGCGGAATGGTTTCGCAAAACGACGTCCTTGCCAGATTATGGCATCCCCAAGACAGATTCGGCACCTCTCACTTTGAGAAGTTTCTCTGGTCTCTTCATCATCACT AGTGCTGATGGGGACGGTGGAAGTGAAGGCCACGGAGGATCAGATCCGTTGCAGAACGACTTGGGCAATGGGTCTATGACTGATCAGCCCCACCATGAAGCCAGAAATGTAGATCCCCAGGGTATCCATGGGAGTGGAGAAAGTGTTGCTGACGAAGAATCGAACGGCTCTGTGCCCGCGCACACCATCCAGATCGAGACAAGCACTGGTTGA